In Actinomadura luzonensis, a single window of DNA contains:
- a CDS encoding ABC transporter ATP-binding protein produces MTDAVRTHGLVKRYGQQVAVAGVDLVVPAGSFAGLVGPNGAGKTTTLSMITGLLRPDGGTAEVDGFHVWRDPVEVKARIGVLPEGLRLFERLSGRELLVYAGRLRGIPKAEVERRASELLAVMDLTGAADKLVVDYSTGMRKKIGLAAALLHNPSVLFLDEPFEGVDPVSANTLTEVLRGFTASGSTVIFSSHVMDLVERLCDWVSVMNQGHIVAQGPLEQVRGGRSLNQAFLELVGGTAHARGGGLAWLGAKARDLQRPTRARDEGTP; encoded by the coding sequence ATGACGGATGCCGTTCGCACGCACGGCCTGGTCAAGAGATACGGGCAGCAGGTCGCGGTGGCGGGGGTCGACCTGGTCGTCCCGGCCGGCAGCTTCGCGGGCCTGGTCGGCCCGAACGGGGCGGGCAAGACCACCACGCTGAGCATGATCACGGGGCTGCTGCGGCCGGACGGCGGCACGGCCGAGGTCGACGGGTTCCACGTCTGGCGCGACCCGGTCGAGGTCAAGGCGCGCATCGGCGTGTTACCGGAGGGGCTGCGGCTGTTCGAGCGGCTGTCCGGGCGCGAGCTGCTGGTGTACGCCGGGCGGCTGCGCGGCATCCCCAAGGCCGAGGTCGAGCGGCGGGCGAGCGAGCTGCTGGCCGTGATGGACCTGACGGGCGCCGCCGACAAGCTCGTGGTCGACTATTCCACCGGCATGCGCAAGAAGATCGGGCTCGCGGCGGCGCTGCTGCACAACCCGTCGGTGCTGTTCCTGGACGAGCCGTTCGAGGGCGTCGACCCGGTGAGCGCGAACACGCTCACCGAGGTGCTGCGGGGCTTCACCGCCTCCGGTTCCACCGTGATCTTCTCCAGCCACGTGATGGACCTGGTCGAGCGGCTGTGCGACTGGGTGTCGGTGATGAACCAGGGGCACATCGTCGCGCAGGGCCCGCTGGAGCAGGTCCGCGGCGGGCGCAGCCTGAACCAGGCGTTCCTTGAGCTGGTCGGCGGCACGGCGCACGCCCGCGGCGGCGGCCTCGCCTGGCTCGGCGCCAAGGCCCGCGACCTCCAGCGACCCACGCGGGCCCGCGACGAGGGCACGCCGTGA
- a CDS encoding acyl-CoA carboxylase subunit beta, with protein sequence MSATAEPLPEQPDIHTTAGKIADLERRLDEAVHAGSAAAVEKQHAKGKMTARERVLALLDEGSFVEFDEFARHRSTMFGLEKRRPYGDGVITGHGTIDGRQVCVFSQDVTVFGGSLGEVYGEKIVKVLDLALKTGCPIIGINEGGGARIQEGVVALGLYAEIFKRNVHASGVIPQISLIMGAAAGGHVYSPALTDFVVMVDQTSHMFITGPDVIKTVTGEEVTFEELGGAHAHSTRSGVSHYQAADENDALDYVKALLSYLPSNNLDEPPAYQAADDLDPDPELDEVIPDSPNQPYDMHEVIGHVLDDGEFLEVHAQFAPNIVVGYGRVDGQSVGVVANQPMHFAGCLDINASEKAARFIRTCDAFNIPILTFVDVPGFLPGTDQEWNGIIRRGAKLLYAYAEATVPLITVITRKAYGGAYDVMGSKHLGADVNLAWPTAQIAVMGAQGAVNILYRRELAASDDPDTERARRVTEYEDTLANPYIAAERGYVDAVIRPSETRPQVVRALRALRNKRASLPPKKHGNIPL encoded by the coding sequence ATGAGTGCGACCGCGGAGCCACTGCCGGAGCAGCCGGACATTCACACCACCGCAGGGAAGATCGCCGATCTGGAGCGGCGGCTCGACGAGGCCGTGCACGCCGGTTCCGCGGCGGCGGTGGAGAAACAGCACGCCAAGGGCAAGATGACGGCGCGGGAGCGGGTGCTCGCGCTGCTGGACGAGGGCTCGTTCGTGGAGTTCGACGAGTTCGCCCGGCACCGCTCGACGATGTTCGGGCTGGAGAAGCGGCGGCCGTACGGCGACGGCGTGATCACCGGGCACGGCACGATCGACGGGCGGCAGGTCTGCGTCTTCTCGCAGGACGTCACCGTCTTCGGCGGCTCGCTCGGCGAGGTGTACGGCGAGAAGATCGTCAAGGTGCTGGACCTGGCGCTCAAGACCGGCTGCCCGATCATCGGCATCAACGAGGGCGGCGGCGCGCGCATCCAGGAGGGCGTGGTCGCGCTCGGCCTGTACGCCGAGATCTTCAAGCGCAACGTGCACGCCTCCGGCGTCATCCCGCAGATCTCGCTCATCATGGGCGCGGCCGCCGGCGGCCACGTCTACTCCCCCGCGCTGACCGACTTCGTGGTGATGGTGGACCAGACGTCGCACATGTTCATCACCGGCCCCGACGTCATCAAGACGGTGACCGGCGAGGAGGTCACGTTCGAGGAGCTGGGCGGGGCGCACGCGCACAGCACCAGGTCGGGCGTGTCCCACTACCAGGCGGCCGACGAGAACGACGCGCTCGACTACGTCAAGGCGCTGCTGTCGTACCTGCCGTCCAACAACCTCGACGAGCCCCCGGCCTACCAGGCGGCCGACGACCTCGATCCCGATCCCGAGCTGGACGAGGTGATCCCCGACTCGCCGAACCAGCCGTACGACATGCACGAGGTGATCGGGCACGTGCTGGACGACGGGGAGTTCCTGGAGGTCCACGCGCAGTTCGCGCCGAACATCGTGGTCGGCTACGGGCGGGTGGACGGCCAGTCGGTGGGCGTGGTCGCGAACCAGCCGATGCATTTCGCAGGTTGTCTGGATATCAACGCATCGGAGAAGGCGGCCCGCTTTATTCGAACATGTGATGCGTTCAATATTCCGATCCTGACTTTTGTCGATGTTCCGGGATTCCTGCCCGGCACCGATCAGGAATGGAACGGAATCATCCGCCGCGGCGCCAAGCTCCTCTACGCCTACGCCGAGGCCACCGTCCCGCTGATCACCGTGATCACCCGCAAGGCGTACGGCGGCGCGTACGACGTCATGGGCTCCAAGCACCTCGGCGCGGACGTCAACCTCGCCTGGCCCACCGCGCAGATCGCGGTCATGGGCGCGCAGGGCGCGGTCAACATCCTCTACCGGCGCGAGCTGGCCGCCTCGGACGACCCCGACACCGAGCGCGCCCGGCGCGTCACCGAGTACGAGGACACGCTGGCCAACCCGTACATCGCCGCCGAGCGCGGCTACGTGGACGCGGTGATCCGGCCGTCCGAAACCCGCCCGCAGGTCGTCCGGGCGCTGCGCGCGCTGCGCAACAAGCGCGCCTCGCTCCCGCCCAAGAAGCATGGGAACATCCCGCTGTGA
- a CDS encoding acyl-CoA carboxylase subunit epsilon has product MSRPDTPHLRVVRGDATPEELAALVVALATRQAAPEPAPRPQPQRWRNPARGMRKPVLPGKSAWRMSALP; this is encoded by the coding sequence GTGAGCCGGCCCGACACCCCGCACCTGCGCGTCGTCCGCGGCGACGCCACACCCGAGGAGCTCGCCGCCCTGGTGGTCGCGCTGGCCACCCGGCAGGCGGCGCCGGAGCCCGCTCCGCGACCCCAGCCGCAAAGGTGGCGAAACCCAGCTAGAGGTATGCGTAAGCCTGTCCTTCCCGGGAAGTCGGCATGGCGGATGAGCGCCCTACCCTAG
- a CDS encoding NYN domain-containing protein, which yields MAIPDLMPHPVAAKYAVLVDVGYLYAAAGEVLLGAKERKEYRVAADELIQSLQKHAEERISGELLRIYWYDAARDRVPTVDQRVIAQLPWVKVRLGNLNARGQQKGVDAQIRSDLEALARHHAVTDTILLAGDEDMVPAVEAAQAYGVRIHLWGVEPPYGTNQAERLVWESDTVEVISADFLRPFFSRAPQPVAVAPPVTPSPAQVFAGRAPVKPHVKPGQVAKLGPSRPRVEDVGEHVAQKWILTRGRDNIRDLLPGPILPTVIDTELLIEAEKELGHSLRPFPEARVWLRDGFWARVYREFDLGVGVSSK from the coding sequence ATGGCCATCCCAGACCTCATGCCGCATCCTGTGGCAGCCAAGTACGCCGTCCTGGTGGATGTCGGTTATCTGTACGCGGCGGCTGGTGAAGTGCTGCTGGGTGCGAAGGAACGCAAGGAATATCGGGTGGCCGCAGATGAGCTCATCCAGAGCCTGCAGAAACATGCAGAGGAACGTATTTCTGGCGAACTCTTGCGGATCTATTGGTATGACGCCGCCCGCGACCGTGTGCCGACCGTCGACCAGCGAGTCATCGCCCAGCTTCCCTGGGTCAAGGTACGACTTGGCAACCTGAACGCCCGTGGCCAGCAGAAAGGCGTGGACGCGCAGATCAGGAGCGATCTTGAGGCGCTGGCCCGCCACCACGCGGTCACCGACACCATCCTGCTGGCGGGCGACGAGGACATGGTCCCGGCCGTCGAGGCGGCGCAGGCGTACGGGGTGCGCATCCACCTGTGGGGCGTCGAGCCCCCGTACGGCACGAACCAGGCCGAGCGCCTGGTGTGGGAGTCCGACACCGTTGAAGTGATCTCCGCTGATTTCCTAAGACCGTTTTTCAGCCGCGCCCCGCAGCCCGTGGCGGTCGCCCCGCCGGTCACGCCGTCGCCCGCGCAGGTCTTCGCCGGCCGCGCGCCGGTCAAGCCGCACGTCAAGCCAGGGCAGGTGGCCAAGCTGGGCCCGTCCAGGCCGCGCGTCGAGGACGTGGGCGAGCACGTGGCGCAGAAGTGGATCCTCACCCGCGGCCGCGACAACATCCGTGACCTGCTGCCCGGCCCCATCCTGCCGACCGTCATCGACACCGAGCTGCTGATCGAGGCGGAGAAGGAGCTGGGCCACTCGCTGCGGCCGTTCCCGGAGGCGCGGGTGTGGCTGCGTGACGGGTTCTGGGCGCGCGTGTACCGGGAGTTCGACCTGGGGGTCGGGGTCTCGTCCAAGTAG
- a CDS encoding DNA-3-methyladenine glycosylase 2 family protein — MSPLELDFDSCYRAVSARDARFDGRFYTAVTTTRIYCRPICPARTPSSRNVRFYRHAASAEAAGFRPCKRCRPELSPGDPGWDLRGDLIGRALRLIDDGAADEQGVAGLARRLHITERHLHRLFTAELGAGPLAVARTKRLLLAKQLLTETGLPVTDVAFAAGFGSVRQFNATMRETYGFTPSELRATAGRRPDASDPALLRLRLHRREPFDADAVFAFLAARAIPGLERADRDSYERAVPGGTITLTPRPGHVALDVAVTDTRQLARVVARCRRLLDLDADPDAISEALGRTSLGPLVAARPGLRVPGAFDGFELAVRAVVGQQVSVAGARTLLGRIVARAAAPGGLFPTPEHLLETDLTGLGLTGRRIATLKELAARLAGGQLDLDGGQDPAEAVAALLDVPGIGPWTAGYVALRALRDPDAWPAGDLVLRKRMAALGIPDDETERWRPWRAYAALHLWSSS, encoded by the coding sequence ATGTCGCCACTGGAGCTTGACTTCGACTCCTGTTACCGGGCCGTCTCCGCCAGGGACGCCCGGTTCGACGGGCGCTTCTACACGGCGGTGACGACGACCCGCATCTACTGCCGTCCGATCTGCCCGGCCCGCACCCCCTCCTCCAGGAACGTGCGCTTCTACCGGCACGCGGCCTCGGCGGAGGCGGCCGGGTTCCGGCCGTGCAAGCGGTGCCGTCCCGAGCTCTCGCCCGGCGACCCCGGGTGGGACCTGCGGGGCGACCTCATCGGCCGCGCGCTGCGGCTGATCGACGACGGCGCCGCCGACGAGCAGGGCGTCGCCGGGCTCGCCCGGCGGCTGCACATCACCGAGCGGCACCTGCACCGGCTGTTCACCGCCGAGCTGGGGGCCGGGCCGCTCGCGGTGGCCAGGACGAAACGGCTGCTGCTGGCCAAGCAACTGCTGACGGAGACCGGGCTGCCGGTCACCGACGTGGCGTTCGCGGCCGGGTTCGGCAGCGTGCGGCAGTTCAACGCGACGATGCGGGAGACGTACGGCTTCACGCCGAGCGAGCTGCGCGCCACGGCCGGCCGCCGCCCGGACGCCTCCGACCCCGCGCTGCTGCGGCTGCGGCTGCACCGGCGGGAGCCGTTCGACGCCGACGCGGTCTTCGCGTTCCTGGCCGCGCGGGCGATCCCGGGGCTGGAGCGCGCGGACCGGGACTCCTACGAGCGGGCCGTCCCCGGCGGGACGATCACGCTCACGCCCCGGCCCGGCCACGTCGCGCTGGACGTGGCGGTGACCGACACGCGGCAGCTCGCCCGGGTCGTCGCCCGCTGCCGCCGGCTGCTCGACCTGGACGCCGACCCGGACGCGATCTCCGAGGCGCTCGGCCGCACCTCGCTCGGGCCGCTGGTCGCGGCCCGGCCGGGGCTGCGGGTGCCGGGGGCGTTCGACGGGTTCGAGCTGGCCGTGCGGGCGGTCGTCGGGCAGCAGGTGTCCGTCGCCGGGGCCCGTACGCTGCTCGGCCGCATCGTCGCCCGCGCCGCCGCCCCCGGCGGCCTGTTCCCCACGCCCGAGCACCTGCTGGAGACCGACCTCACCGGGCTCGGCCTCACCGGCCGCCGCATCGCCACCCTCAAGGAGCTGGCCGCCCGCCTCGCCGGCGGCCAGCTCGACCTGGACGGCGGCCAGGACCCCGCCGAGGCCGTCGCGGCGCTGCTGGACGTGCCCGGCATCGGCCCGTGGACCGCCGGCTACGTCGCGCTGCGGGCGCTGCGCGACCCGGACGCCTGGCCCGCGGGCGACCTCGTGCTCAGGAAGCGGATGGCCGCCCTGGGCATCCCCGACGACGAAACCGAACGGTGGCGGCCCTGGCGGGCCTACGCCGCACTTCACCTCTGGAGCTCATCATGA
- a CDS encoding methylated-DNA--[protein]-cysteine S-methyltransferase, which produces MIAAQLVPTPVGPLALLARDGVLVAAGFTAEPAEMFVRLTPALQAEGLDVVDDLGAATEATRAYLAGDLDALDAVPVEQPGSPTRRRLHAALREVKAGTTVSYAELAERAGLPRSAARAAGSACAQNLIAPFVPCHRVLPSGGGYGGYYYGVPVKEWLIAHESGRNVY; this is translated from the coding sequence ATGATCGCTGCACAGCTCGTCCCGACCCCCGTCGGCCCGCTGGCCCTGCTGGCCCGCGACGGCGTGCTGGTGGCGGCCGGCTTCACCGCCGAGCCCGCCGAGATGTTCGTCCGGCTCACGCCCGCGCTGCAGGCGGAGGGGCTGGACGTGGTGGACGACCTGGGGGCGGCGACCGAGGCCACCCGGGCGTACCTGGCGGGCGACCTCGACGCGCTGGACGCCGTACCCGTCGAGCAGCCCGGCTCGCCCACCCGGCGGCGCCTCCACGCGGCGCTGCGCGAGGTGAAGGCGGGCACCACCGTGTCGTACGCGGAGCTGGCCGAACGCGCCGGCCTGCCGCGGAGCGCCGCCCGCGCCGCCGGCTCGGCCTGCGCCCAGAACCTCATCGCCCCGTTCGTGCCGTGCCACCGGGTGCTGCCCAGCGGCGGGGGGTACGGCGGGTATTACTACGGCGTACCGGTCAAGGAGTGGCTGATCGCCCACGAATCGGGACGTAACGTCTACTGA
- a CDS encoding MarR family winged helix-turn-helix transcriptional regulator, with product MPLADDAVEARAQGWRTLAALHARIEDRLERALQKEHGLSVSEYTVLDVLGRQDGWHMRMQQLARAVVLSQSATTRLVTRLENRGLLRRYLCEDDRRGIYSEVTPAGRELLAEAGPTHDAVLKDVLAEAAEQPELAPLAAVLT from the coding sequence ATGCCCCTCGCCGATGACGCCGTCGAGGCGCGTGCCCAGGGCTGGCGTACTCTCGCGGCGCTGCACGCGCGCATCGAGGACCGGCTGGAGCGGGCGCTGCAGAAGGAGCACGGGCTCAGCGTGAGCGAGTACACCGTGCTGGACGTGCTGGGCCGGCAGGACGGCTGGCACATGCGCATGCAGCAGCTCGCCCGCGCGGTCGTGCTCAGCCAGAGCGCCACCACCCGGCTGGTCACCCGCCTGGAGAACCGCGGTCTGCTGCGGCGCTACCTGTGCGAGGACGACCGGCGCGGCATCTACTCCGAGGTCACCCCGGCCGGGCGCGAGCTGCTGGCCGAGGCGGGCCCGACGCACGACGCGGTGCTGAAGGACGTGCTGGCCGAGGCGGCGGAGCAGCCGGAGCTGGCCCCGCTCGCCGCCGTCCTCACCTGA
- a CDS encoding bacterial transcriptional activator domain-containing protein — protein sequence MPTREPTREPARPHGRHTPARIPARRRAGDVLAGLGALVLLVALVGGVPYALLRFGPRISLSQFSLETFTGQLGPSTITALLGVLVWLAWFQLFVCVLVEVYAGVRRIGMPARVPLSGGTQAIANKLVGAVLLLFTTGAMVAPIAKLAPQPAAPPVTAVAYSAPIVEKTTLDTHKTKKVYVVQPPHGRHHESLWEIAEKCLGDGRRYHEIYRLNQAKEQPDGSRLRMADLIRPGWVLDMPDDARHAHIVPVDQPREQTLREHPGRAHVPADRHAEQRTEPERTEPKKDTEHRGGAKHRLPEQEQRQEQRQEQGRDAGPRREQPVLREAPSGELVEYLASASLAAAGLLFVLARRRREQLWNRVLGRRIARPHGDAAEAEVALRLGGDAPGARILDIGLRLLGAELAAQNRTPPTVYAAHLSPRTLDLWVHPPDPDPPAPWTAQDGGQVWRLPAHEGRLLEDQPGGAPYPGLVSIGTNAGGRVLVDLEAAQGLINVRGPQTTAALAAIAVELATNRWSDRMRVTLVGFGAELTAIAPDRIRAVGGLAEVLPELEAAAAPRREVLTGRVTGSPREAHYLLSAVAPTHEEARRLALLARRDTAGYVVAGDVPHATWTLEITEDGKARIAELGFEVQAQLLPRRHYRALVELFRTAGRMDGEPIPGPEPLTGLHPPAVEIRVLGPVEILGVRPLEEGRMALAAEMLVYLATHPGGVHPVVLGGVLWPRGVQSMVRDATIARVAEWLGPAHLLTDEAGRLRLGPGVRTDWMLFRELVRRSHGDPTARPILLEKALGLVRGPLLTGRPPGRYAWLAAEDLEYDVAAEVADAAHQLCELRLAQGQADAAVAAVRQALLLAADDEGLWRDLLRATHATQDNVRLRAVVEGLTRRAASHPYGGGLAPETEALIEELLPTWRIHVVRESSA from the coding sequence ATGCCGACGCGAGAGCCGACGCGAGAGCCCGCGCGTCCCCACGGGCGTCACACCCCCGCGCGCATCCCGGCCAGGCGCCGCGCCGGTGACGTGCTCGCCGGCCTCGGCGCGCTGGTCCTGCTGGTCGCGCTCGTGGGCGGGGTGCCGTACGCGCTGCTCAGGTTCGGGCCGCGGATCAGTCTCAGCCAGTTCAGCCTGGAGACGTTCACCGGTCAGCTCGGCCCCTCCACGATCACGGCGCTGCTGGGCGTGCTGGTGTGGCTGGCCTGGTTCCAGCTCTTCGTGTGCGTGCTCGTCGAGGTGTACGCCGGCGTCCGCAGGATCGGCATGCCCGCCCGCGTGCCGCTGTCCGGCGGCACCCAGGCCATCGCCAACAAGCTCGTCGGGGCCGTGCTGCTGCTGTTCACGACCGGCGCCATGGTCGCGCCGATCGCGAAGCTCGCGCCGCAGCCGGCCGCGCCGCCGGTGACCGCGGTCGCCTACTCGGCGCCGATCGTCGAGAAGACGACGCTCGACACCCACAAGACCAAGAAGGTGTACGTGGTGCAGCCGCCGCACGGGCGCCACCACGAGAGCCTGTGGGAGATCGCGGAGAAGTGCCTCGGCGACGGCCGCCGCTACCACGAGATCTACCGGCTCAACCAGGCCAAGGAGCAGCCGGACGGCTCCCGGCTGCGCATGGCCGACCTCATCAGGCCCGGCTGGGTGCTCGACATGCCGGACGACGCCCGGCACGCGCACATCGTCCCGGTGGACCAGCCGCGCGAGCAGACGTTGCGCGAGCACCCGGGCCGGGCGCACGTCCCCGCGGACCGGCACGCCGAGCAGCGGACCGAACCCGAGCGGACCGAACCCAAGAAGGACACCGAGCACCGGGGCGGCGCCAAGCACCGGCTGCCCGAGCAGGAACAGCGCCAGGAACAGCGCCAGGAGCAGGGCCGCGACGCCGGGCCGCGCCGCGAGCAGCCCGTGCTGCGCGAGGCCCCGTCCGGCGAGCTGGTCGAATACCTCGCCTCGGCCTCGCTGGCCGCCGCCGGGCTGCTGTTCGTGCTCGCCCGCCGCCGCCGTGAGCAGCTCTGGAACCGGGTGCTCGGCCGCCGCATCGCCCGCCCGCACGGCGACGCCGCCGAGGCCGAGGTCGCGTTGCGGCTGGGCGGCGACGCGCCGGGGGCCCGCATCCTCGACATCGGCCTGCGGCTGCTCGGCGCCGAGCTGGCGGCCCAGAACCGCACCCCGCCCACCGTGTACGCGGCCCACCTGTCCCCCCGGACGCTCGACCTGTGGGTGCACCCGCCCGACCCCGACCCGCCCGCGCCGTGGACCGCGCAGGACGGCGGCCAGGTGTGGCGGCTGCCCGCCCACGAGGGCCGGCTGCTGGAGGACCAGCCGGGCGGCGCGCCGTACCCAGGGCTGGTGTCGATCGGCACCAACGCGGGCGGCCGGGTGCTCGTGGACCTGGAGGCCGCGCAGGGGCTGATCAACGTACGCGGGCCGCAGACCACGGCCGCGCTCGCCGCCATCGCCGTCGAGCTGGCCACCAACCGGTGGTCCGACCGCATGCGGGTCACGCTCGTCGGGTTCGGCGCGGAGCTGACCGCGATCGCGCCCGACCGGATCAGGGCCGTCGGCGGGCTGGCCGAGGTGCTGCCCGAGCTGGAGGCCGCCGCGGCCCCCCGCAGGGAGGTGCTGACCGGCCGGGTGACCGGCAGCCCGCGCGAGGCCCACTACCTGCTGTCCGCGGTCGCGCCCACGCACGAGGAGGCGCGCCGCCTGGCGCTGCTGGCCCGCCGCGACACCGCCGGGTACGTGGTCGCGGGCGACGTCCCGCACGCCACCTGGACGCTGGAGATCACCGAGGACGGCAAGGCCCGCATCGCCGAGCTGGGCTTCGAGGTGCAGGCGCAGCTCCTGCCGCGCCGCCACTACCGGGCGCTGGTCGAGCTGTTCCGCACCGCGGGCCGCATGGACGGCGAGCCGATCCCCGGCCCCGAGCCGCTGACCGGGCTGCACCCGCCGGCCGTCGAGATCCGCGTGCTCGGCCCCGTCGAGATCCTGGGCGTGCGGCCGCTGGAGGAGGGCCGGATGGCGCTGGCCGCCGAGATGCTGGTCTACCTGGCCACGCATCCGGGCGGCGTGCATCCCGTCGTGCTCGGCGGCGTGTTGTGGCCGCGCGGCGTGCAGTCCATGGTCAGGGACGCCACGATCGCCCGCGTCGCCGAGTGGCTGGGCCCCGCCCACCTGCTCACGGACGAGGCGGGACGGTTGCGGCTCGGGCCGGGCGTGCGGACGGACTGGATGTTGTTCAGGGAGCTCGTGCGCCGCTCGCACGGCGACCCGACGGCCCGGCCGATCCTGCTGGAGAAGGCGCTCGGCCTGGTCCGAGGGCCGCTGCTGACCGGCCGGCCGCCCGGCAGGTACGCCTGGCTGGCGGCCGAGGACCTGGAGTACGACGTCGCGGCCGAGGTGGCCGACGCCGCGCACCAGCTCTGCGAGCTGCGTCTCGCCCAGGGCCAGGCGGACGCCGCGGTGGCGGCCGTCCGCCAGGCGCTGCTGCTCGCGGCCGACGACGAGGGGCTCTGGCGCGACCTGCTGCGGGCCACCCACGCCACGCAGGACAACGTCCGGCTGCGGGCCGTCGTCGAGGGGCTCACCAGGCGGGCCGCCTCGCACCCGTACGGCGGGGGCCTGGCCCCCGAGACCGAGGCGCTGATCGAGGAACTGCTGCCCACGTGGCGCATCCACGTCGTGAGGGAGTCGTCGGCATGA
- a CDS encoding flp pilus-assembly TadE/G-like family protein, whose amino-acid sequence MRERGSMSVFTVLFSVVAFLLAGLLVDGGGAINARLRAADVAEQAARAGADQIDVDQLHADGETRLLGEDQVCARADEIVAAQGDDVRGGRCAVEQNQVTVTVSVRWQAFFLGAIGFPGSDLTGEATAAPQAR is encoded by the coding sequence GTGAGGGAACGCGGGTCGATGTCGGTGTTCACCGTGCTGTTCTCCGTGGTCGCGTTCCTGCTGGCGGGGCTGCTGGTGGACGGCGGCGGGGCGATCAACGCCCGGCTGCGCGCCGCCGACGTGGCCGAGCAGGCCGCGCGGGCCGGCGCCGACCAGATCGACGTCGACCAGCTGCACGCCGACGGCGAGACCCGGCTGCTCGGCGAGGACCAGGTGTGCGCCCGCGCCGACGAGATCGTCGCGGCCCAGGGCGACGACGTGCGCGGCGGCCGGTGCGCGGTCGAGCAGAACCAGGTGACGGTGACCGTGTCGGTGCGCTGGCAGGCGTTCTTCCTCGGCGCGATCGGCTTCCCCGGATCGGACCTGACCGGCGAGGCCACGGCCGCGCCCCAAGCGAGATAG
- a CDS encoding TadE/TadG family type IV pilus assembly protein → MNAGGEGAERGSMAVETVMLAPVFLLFLMFLAGAGVLVESQGRVNGAARDAARAASVQRTFDEAEGAAEAIATGTLTGPCGSPQVSLDGSRWQEGGRVEAVVTCRLDLGFLGFGATKELTGTAVVPLEQFRRVER, encoded by the coding sequence GTGAACGCCGGCGGAGAAGGCGCGGAGCGCGGGTCGATGGCCGTCGAGACGGTCATGCTGGCCCCGGTCTTCCTGCTGTTCCTCATGTTCCTGGCCGGCGCCGGGGTGCTGGTGGAGTCGCAGGGCCGGGTCAACGGCGCGGCCAGGGACGCCGCCAGGGCCGCGTCCGTGCAGCGCACGTTCGACGAGGCCGAGGGCGCCGCCGAGGCCATCGCCACCGGCACGCTGACCGGCCCCTGCGGCTCGCCGCAGGTCTCGCTGGACGGCTCGCGGTGGCAGGAGGGCGGCCGGGTGGAGGCCGTCGTCACCTGCCGGCTCGACCTCGGCTTCCTCGGGTTCGGCGCGACCAAGGAGCTGACCGGCACCGCCGTGGTGCCGCTGGAGCAGTTCAGGAGGGTCGAGCGGTGA
- a CDS encoding TadE/TadG family type IV pilus assembly protein produces the protein MAATAARPRPGRAARAGERPGRPARAGERGSSAVELVLLMPVVLAVALLIVQVALWFHARQVAEAAAQEGARVARAAPIDSGAWQDAATAKATEIVRAIGPKLLGGANATTSEKEPDERFVTVTGSAVQVIPLLPPLAFTISATAGGPVECFRPDNGGEDCQ, from the coding sequence GTGGCGGCAACGGCGGCTAGGCCGCGCCCGGGCCGCGCCGCCCGAGCAGGTGAGCGCCCGGGCCGCCCGGCCCGGGCCGGTGAGCGCGGCTCGAGCGCGGTCGAGCTGGTGCTGCTCATGCCGGTCGTCCTCGCCGTGGCGCTGCTCATCGTGCAGGTGGCGCTCTGGTTCCACGCCCGGCAGGTCGCCGAGGCGGCCGCCCAGGAAGGAGCCAGGGTGGCCAGGGCGGCGCCGATCGACTCGGGCGCCTGGCAGGACGCCGCCACGGCCAAGGCCACCGAGATCGTCCGCGCGATCGGGCCCAAGCTGCTCGGCGGCGCGAACGCCACGACGTCCGAGAAGGAGCCCGACGAGCGGTTCGTCACCGTGACCGGCAGCGCCGTGCAGGTCATCCCGCTGCTGCCGCCGCTGGCGTTCACCATCAGCGCGACCGCGGGCGGGCCCGTCGAGTGCTTCCGTCCCGACAACGGCGGCGAGGACTGCCAGTGA